A segment of the Dermacentor andersoni chromosome 5, qqDerAnde1_hic_scaffold, whole genome shotgun sequence genome:
ccgctgtgtcgggcagtctgtctcgcacctgcggtgctcgtgctaagtcagtcgtgccggatcatacctttctcgcgccttacgacGATGTACCATGAAAATAACACCACAGATGTTCCCGTGGGAGCAGTGGGGACCGTAGTAGAGctcgggccgcatatattgaaaatctagaaggcagagcagagcgccttagcaaccgcggttgaacgcaagcGGCGCAAAGGTCGCCGGTGACGCTcgacgcccctgcaaccgctaCGAGAATACGTCGTGCTACCCTAACGCCTCATAcgctaacctaaccaaacataaCCTAATGGTAACGTAACCAAACGTGGCCGAGACGAAAAGAGAATAATCGTCACGGCGAAACCGGTGTGAATGCGCCGCGCCACCCTGACGCCTTTTAGCTAACCTAAAAAAAcgtaacctaacgttaacctaagcTAACTTCGCCGATACACAAAGACAATAATCCGCGCGGCTTAACCGCTGTGAGAGTACGCGGCGCCACCGTAACGCCTTAAATTTACGCTAACCTAACTAAgaacctaagctaaccttacctaacaacgtgggcgagacgcaaagccaataattCTCACGGCGTGACACCAGGCGgtggcgttcaaccgcggttgataaggcgctgtgcgtttatttcacacAAAGAGGACTAAAAATTCTTCTGAAAAGTCgcggacagcagcatacgaaaagcttGCCAAGAGCGAAGATACTGCACCAGGAGAGCAGGCCGGGCCTCTACTTCGGCCCATACTGCACCCCCGGAAAAAtcagtttctctcttttttttaatatatagcGTCGTAAGGGGCAAGAGAGgtttaatccggcatgactgactcagcaccagcgccgcaagcgcgagaaagtctgtccgacgtacctgaaAGTGTCCGACGTCCGAGCAAAAGACCCACGAAAAGACCCCAGATTTTCTccctcgcacccgctcttactcgcgcctgcaaTGCCGGCACGGCTAAGGAGAAACGTGTGCAAAACGAGCGAAGAAACTTCTCCGTGCTATCTAGGCAAAGTGAGACGCaaaagcccccaaattttctctctcgcatccGCTTgtgctcgcgcctgcgcacaaacggctggcgattcCCCAAATAAACGCCTCTTATagcaccccccctccctccctggAACTGGTGGCTCCATCTTGTAAGTATTTACACAAGCGCGTCGGCGTTTAAGAGTAAAAACCAAGAAAGTCTGCGATGTCATTGAGGTACCGGACTTTACTTGTAGAGAAACTTCGACAGGTAGTAGCACACTCGCCCACTCTTCGACCGTCTTTACCTGGACACTCGCGAGACCGGTGCGCGAAGGTTCTTACCGTGAACGTGGTGCATCGATTCGTGCGACTGCTCTCAGCTAACGCGAGCATGAAAAGCAACGTCCTGTTCAGGCAGGTAAGTTTGTGTTTATGTAGCAGAGCAACGTGTGAAAGTTCGGTACATATAGCTCCTTTTGCGTGTTTATCAATTGGATAAGCTTTCAATAGTTGTACGGACGAAACAAGATTGTTGAGCTTACATAGTTTTCCTGGATTCCGACATGCGCGGCATGTGCGCCGCATTTACGGTCAGCTGTTGCTGCTGTCGGTGCAAGGTTGTGAGTGCTGTTGTAGAAGTCGCAGGGAGCTTTTTTCGTTGCTAGGTgcttttctcgtcgcgacgaatctccaggagggcacatgtaaccggcaaacggaggcctcaggaaaaCAACTGAGATTATGATAACGCTGTGTCTAAAGGTATGTCGCTAAAGATGGGtgctttgcttccgtttcgctaACTCGATGGCTCACGCCTACTGATTTTTCCATATTTTTTGCAGAAGGACGTTTATTTAACTGAAAGTGGATCATTAAAAATGCTTTCGAAAGGTCGCAgagagcagcatacgaaaagcctggcaCGAGTGAAGATACCTCTCCAGGAAAGCAGGCGCGGTCTCTACTACGGACTGTACTGCTCCCCCGGGGAAATCAGTGATGTTATATTGAAGTTAgagcgccgtaaggcgcgagaaagatTTATTCCGGCATAACTCCGACGTACACCCGGCAACCAAAAAAAGCgtccgcgacttctgcaacaccagtcaaaaCCTTGCCCGCGATCATGCGCATCGTCGCCACATTTGAACGCGAGAGTGCATATTGTCACATTGCGCAAGCGTGACgaccttcatttcagtttcttttcggcCACTATAAAGCCTGTCTAACGGATGATAGCGTTGTTTGATGATAACGGCACATTATTTTACGATAAACAAACATAACTCCCACGTGTGCCCTCTAAAGTTGACTTCGCAGTGgcccaattttttttccttctctacTTGCACTGACTCATACGAAAACAAAGGCggtgctgtttgaaggcatcataCGCGAAAAGCCTGATATCGCGCTACTGACCCTGCGTACGTTGAACAACATACTTTCTAATTGCTTCCAAGTTCTCCATTTGGTACATCCCTTTTCTTGTTCTAAGTTCCGGTCCGCTATATTAGGCAGAGTTGCACAAGCAGCGCCGCTATCGCGTTGCGCGTCGTTTCGCCTTGGCACAAATGCTAATGGTTTCGTGTGTCCTTGTAGCTCTTCGACCAGAAGAGCTGCACCTACAGCTACCTTTTGGCCGACCTGAACACGAAGGAAGCCCTCCTGATCGACCCGGTACTCGAGCAGGTGGAGAGAGATGCCAAGCTGATCAACGAACTTGGTCTTCGCTTAGCATATGCAGGTGTGGGTTCACTAACGGTACGAGGgctaaaataaatataaaactaATCCACTGTATGTCTACCCTTTAGACGTGCTCTACAATTACACCACTGTTCATCCTTGGTGTTTAAAGTAAGTGACGGTGGGCGGGAAAAAGCTTTTTAGCATGTATAGCTGTATATGTGTCTAATGGAACTGATTACCATTATGCATTCAACTTGTGATACCATGTGGTGCTTGTGTGCTGCTAAGAGCACACTGTACACAGACAAATGGAGCACATTATTAAAAATTATACTATTCCACAGGAAGGAAAAGAGGAAACATTATTTTCAGGTACCAGTTCCGATCTACTATTGTGCAGTCTGCACCAGTAGCAAGTAATTTCTTCAATTATCAGCTACTTAATGGAATGTAGATTATAAAGTGTTCCTTCAAAAAATGTTAGGGAAAAATACTGCAGGCAACATAGGATACCTTTCAGAGCACTTCAAGTATTCATTGTTGCTGGTACTTAAGTATACTCAAGGTATATACATTAAgtatatttaatatatatatatatatatatatatatacatatatatatagtatatttaAGGTACTCAAGTATTTATTGGGTGCCAACATGAGCATATATTGTAACCTTTCCTTGCAGTGAATACTCATGTTCATGCTGACCACATAACTGGCTCTGGGAAACTGAAAGATATTCTGGATAACTGCCGCAGCATCATCTCTGCTGCATCCAAGGCAAAAGCCGACGATTACCTCAATCCAGGAGATATGTTTGGAGTTGGTTGCGTTAAGCTGGAAGCCAGGGCCACTCCTGGCCATACGAATGGTATGCATCGCCTCGCACATGTCAGTAGACCATATAAGGTACAATTCATGTAAATGTTACATTCTCAGTCATTTTAATGGCTGATTTTATAACAGTGAAATACCAAGGATAGTTAAGTCGAGAAAATCATCAGGTCTAGATGGAGAAGCAGTAACAATAAGTGTGCTCAAGTTTGACCTGTCCCTTGATGCAACATGGCAATTAAACTTTTGTCATCAAAATGACTTCTTTATAATGGGCATTCTCTGCAAAGGCTTAAAGTCTTTTCACGTGTGAAAAGATGAAAGCTTAACCAAGACTAAGCAAAAGTGCTTAATCTCTGCATTTGTACACTTCTTACTGAGGGAAGGAACATGTTGCATCTCTGGGTGCTTGATGACAAAGTTCAGCTTGTCAATGCATTTACTATAAGCAACTATGAACATGTCATTGGAAGATATTCACATGAATGTGCACAATCTTGCACAATATCCATCCCTGTCCTTCATTAAGCACATATTGTTCCAAATTTTTCTCATGTATAATTGCTTTACTTTGTCACACCACAGCACAGAGAACAGTTAAGAAAATGAACTCTGAATTAAATTATtatgttttacgtgtcaaaaccacgatatgattataaggcatgctgtAGCTAGTGGGGGACTGCGAAATAATTTggccatctggggttcttcaacatggACCCAATGcgcagtacacgggcgtttttgcatttcgcccccatcgaaatgtggccaatGTGGCTGGGATTCACTCCTGCGCCTTTGGGCTTAGAAGCACAGTGCCAAAGCCACCAGGCCACCCCTGTGGGTGAAATGAACTctgaaaagtgtgtgtgtgtaagcaagAGGAACACGGCCGAAGGATATAAAGTGTATATTGATGTGACAGCCAGAAAAATGTATGGCATGTCAGCTACGGCCCCTCTCTTGCCTTTAAGACGCACAACACATATGTACTTTCAATTGGGTTGGAAGCCTACATATAAATAATTCACATCTGTAATACCTTAGCGTGACTTTCGCTATGCAAGAAAACTTGCCAAATGCTTCAAATGAGAACAGATTTTTCTGTCAAGTTATAGCAGACAACATGAAGGCACATGAGGCTCATTTTCTCATATTGGATGGTTGTTTTCAGGCTGCATGACCTATGTGTGGCACGACCAAAGAAAAGCCTTCACAGGTGATGCACTGCTCATTCGTGGTTGTGGAAGAACAGACTTTCAAGAAGGTGTGTGCGCCGACTTAAATTGATCATATTACATGACACAAACATATTCCCAAATATATTGAAATCACACTGAGGCAACTTTGTACTTACCAAACTGATTGAGTAATAAAATCTAAAGTATTGTGCCTTGAGTAGCAAGGACATAAGAAAATTGTGCCTTTATTTCAGGCATGTATTATTATGtgtaagtaaaaaaaatttaacagcTTGCAGAAGACACTCAACTTTTTACATGGCCACTAGTCTTCCACCCCGCTCTGATATaacaaagaaaaaagtgaaaGTTATACCCGTGTCACATGGGCACAGATAATAGCATTCAGTAGTTAAGGCCTTAACTATATGCCTAATTTGCTACTTCTTAACTATACATTCAATTGTTCAATCATAGCATTCTACTTGTACtaaaatatggggcagaaatttgagAAGCTAAGGACTGCGCAACGAGTGTTGGAACAGGAAGACAGCCGTGTGGATTGGAGAGCAAATGGGGGTAGCTGACATTCAAGTTGACGTTAACAGGAACAAATAGAGTTCAGCAAGCCATGCACTAATGCATAGCGCAGGTAAACGATTGTCTATTACACAAGGGTGAATTATAAAGTCATTGCCCCAATTTTTTATTAGgtaaaataaggtacatacaggcaATTACAAATATACATACTATTCTGTGTACCTTACGCTCTAAATGTACCTTGCAAATGTACCTGTGTACCTTGCAGctctaaatttgagatgcccctgtgccaTGTTATCGTCAGCCAGCGAGGCACGCGGTCTCCCCGAATGCTCGTTGTCATGCAAGACTTCATGGCCTTTTGTGAACTCCCACCACCACCTTGAACTTCTCAAACCGAGACACCGCTCCCTGTATGTGGGCTGCATTTCTCTGTGGATTTCAATGGGCATTCGTCTCTTGCTCCATATAAAACGGATCCCACTTTGTTGCTCATACGCCATggacatgtgaagcacaaccgccatcttcaacaactgacagcagtgccGTACCGTGGAGCTGCCGGCAGATAAGGCCAGgccagtccaagaaaggtccaccgctggaaatggatatgttgacttcacatATACAGCCATAACTTGGCTAAAAAAATAGGGACAGACTTTGATTCACCCTCGTAGTTACTGAGCAGTTGTTAAGGGAAAGGAAGCACAGacaaggacggcagaaaactagatggtgtaatgaaattaggaaaagTGCCGGCACAGAATGGAGCCAGCTGGCACAAGACAAAGGTAATTGGAAATCGATGGTGAAGGCCTttgtgctgcagtggacataaataggctgatgatgaacaTAAGATGTAAAACACAGAGCACAGGCTGCATGCCATGCCACGATCAGCAAGACTGACGAGCCCTTTGATAGGTTGTGAGGAAAGTGTACAGTATGTCTAAGATAGTTTCAAGGAGGTGACCGTACTGCATCTCTTCTGTTGGCATGCATCAAGGTCGGAAGTCTACATATTAGTGTTGTGATTGTCTTACGATTACATGATATATTAGAACAGCCTTCGCACTTCATGCTTTCTTTGGTTGTTATTGGTCATTGTATTGTCTACTATTGCGCAAGTTGTTGCATGTAAACATATTGCCTGTGCCACGACACTACTTGCTTAGTAAAAACTGAACCTCATTTCACAGGAAACCCAGAGCGCCTTTATGACTCAGTACATTCACAGATACTCAGCTTGCCTATAGACTACAACTTGTACCCTGCCCATGACTACAAAGGTAAGTGCTCATACTGTCTCTCTGTTGTATTTAATGCAAGCTAGGTGTCATTGCAGGATATCAAATCCATGAGGATACTTGCATATAGTCATCGTGTCTTGCAAAATCCCTGAAGCATTGCTTTCCTTTGCCAGCTCCATTACATCTCTATATATAGTCACTGCCTTGGAGAGTTCCCTTCGCTTGACCTTGTTATTTATTGTGTCCATTCATGCCTAGGTAATAGTACACCATTGAACAATGGGCTAGTCTTTCAACAATAATCTAAATTCACTTAGTGAATAAGCACGTACCTAAATTAACAGAGACAAGTCTGCCAACAGTGCTACAATGCTGTTGACCTCACCGACAATTCCCATTCACCTCACAAAGTCTTTGAGACACAGCTTCTCAACATTACACAATTTGCGTTATCATGGCGGTTGTGCAGGCACTATCCGCGAGTCAACAGGGCCATGTAAACACTTGTGGAAAAACAACAGCATGTGTTTCGGCCTTGTGGCAGTTAATCCCTAAACTCTGCACCTGATTAATCTAGAATATTCGTAATGAAACTATCAGCCGAGGTACCTTTCAATGTTCTTGGGTTCTTGTGTTTGAATCTCCCTTGACATTGTAGGCATGTGCATAAGGGGGCAATTCTCCTTCCATGCCAGTGCTGTAGTGTACATTTTGACTTCAATTCCAGGTCAGACTACCACTACAGTTGGAGAAGAGCTCAAGTACAACCCTCGACTGACAAAATCTAAGGAAGAATTTGTTGATATTATGAACAATCTCAACCTCAGCTATCCCAAGATGATAGGTATGAAAGACCACTGCAAACTTGTTTTGTACCTACCATGTGCTCACCTGTACTCGCGTCTTTACACAACCCTTCATATGCACTTTCATAATAAGTGCAGAACAAAAAGTCAGTCCCTCCATAAGCCGCATGCTTGTGCCAAACTATTCTCATAATGATCACATGCACCATTTTTTGGTCACAGTTTATTTAGCTTTGATAGTCTACAAGACACTGTTCTTGCAACTTGCAGGCTGCTTAAAAAGGACTTCTATATTTAATGCAACTTATTCACTTCTACAAAAACAGCCACAATTAACCTGGTATAAATGCCACATGGCATTTGCTTGATCTCTTTTGACAATAATTTCTTCTTGAAGAGTGTCAAATTTCTGATTTGAACTGAAAAACCAAATAGCACATAAATTACCATATTTTCTTTAGCTGCATAAATGTGCAGCTCCATTGTATGCAAATTAAACAAAACTTACATATCTTTATTGCTAAGAAATAAAACAATTATGTTGCCTATTCTCCACATTTTTATAAATTTGCAGGCTTTTCTAGCAGGGCTTATACAACATGCACGTCCAATGACATAACTTTGCCTTCATGGACATGAAAGAAGTTGTCCTGGCACTAGTGATCAAAATCAATCGATTTTGATCACCAGTGTTTTAGTGTAGCTGCTTGTATAGCATGACAACTCTCTGAGCAAAGGCATTGACAAGCTCTTGACAGAGGCATTATCCTCTACCAACATAACTAGTACAAGATCTAAAGGTGTTTTCACTTAAAATGTGATGTATTCTAACAGGTTAAGTATATATTGCTTTCCAGACAAGGCCGTTCCAGCCAACATGGTGTGTGGACTTCACGATTTTGCCGAGACGTAATGAACCCAGTTACAAGAGCACAGCAATACACACGTTACTGATGCCTACAAGAAACAGCTTTCAGGGTGTCGGTAATTATATGTTATACACATGATAAAATAGCGCATATTTTAGCCACAGTTGCTTCGTTCACTGTTGTTGTCTGACAGCATTCCATAGTATGCTGGTTAAATCTTTCCCACATCACGCTTCAGACACAAGATGTAACGTGCGAGCACTGTGGCATCCAGATTTATTGAAATTGCAATAAAAGTATTTTGTTAAGAACTCAGTATAAGAATTGCCTGTGTGTTGCATTATTTCAACTGCTCTAAATGTGCAAACTACTTGAAGACATCACATGGTATTTGTGATGATAGATGGGGGTTTTATGGCGCGAGGGCCAATGATGGCCAGAGCGCCAAGCAATGGTATAATGTAGTCGCTGGTATGGTCAATTGCAAAGGGCATATGTAACGTGGCTATACAGAGACCTAAAAACAGTCACTCAGctttcactcattcactcactcagtCACTTTCAAACTAAGCACTGCAAAGTTTGGGTAGAAATTTATATGCTGTAGACAGACGAGTCTTCAAAAGAATAGACCTTTTCCTGTGATCCAGCCGAAGAAGACATTTTCATCACGACAGATTCTGCGTATGCTCCACAGATGCCCTTTAGGGGTGTAAAATTTCCTGAAATTTTGAGCGGgagaaagaaaagtttttttaGACTGTTCATTTCAATTAAACCCAATTAATAAGCTTCTTTATGACCTTACCACTGCGTGTGACAGTAGATTGCGCTCTGATGCAATATTCGTGGACTTAAGAAAAGCATTTGATCCTGTTTCACACGAATTATTAAAGCATAAACTGC
Coding sequences within it:
- the LOC126531457 gene encoding persulfide dioxygenase ETHE1, mitochondrial isoform X3, translating into MSLRYRTLLVEKLRQVVAHSPTLRPSLPGHSRDRCAKVLTVNVVHRFVRLLSANASMKSNVLFRQLFDQKSCTYSYLLADLNTKEALLIDPVLEQVERDAKLINELGLRLAYAVNTHVHADHITGSGKLKDILDNCRSIISAASKAKADDYLNPGDMFGVGCVKLEARATPGHTNGCMTYVWHDQRKAFTGDALLIRGCGRTDFQEGNPERLYDSVHSQILSLPIDYNLYPAHDYKGQTTTTVGEELKYNPRLTKSKEEFVDIMNNLNLSYPKMIDKAVPANMVCGLHDFAET
- the LOC126531457 gene encoding uncharacterized protein isoform X6 encodes the protein MITLCLKLFDQKSCTYSYLLADLNTKEALLIDPVLEQVERDAKLINELGLRLAYAVNTHVHADHITGSGKLKDILDNCRSIISAASKAKADDYLNPGDMFGVGCVKLEARATPGHTNGCMTYVWHDQRKAFTGDALLIRGCGRTDFQEGNPERLYDSVHSQILSLPIDYNLYPAHDYKGQTTTTVGEELKYNPRLTKSKEEFVDIMNNLNLSYPKMIDKAVPANMVCGLHDFAET
- the LOC126531457 gene encoding uncharacterized protein isoform X7, with translation MVERSLFDQKSCTYSYLLADLNTKEALLIDPVLEQVERDAKLINELGLRLAYAVNTHVHADHITGSGKLKDILDNCRSIISAASKAKADDYLNPGDMFGVGCVKLEARATPGHTNGCMTYVWHDQRKAFTGDALLIRGCGRTDFQEGNPERLYDSVHSQILSLPIDYNLYPAHDYKGQTTTTVGEELKYNPRLTKSKEEFVDIMNNLNLSYPKMIDKAVPANMVCGLHDFAET
- the LOC126531457 gene encoding persulfide dioxygenase ETHE1, mitochondrial isoform X2, whose product is MVERSLFDEKSWTYTYLLADLDTKEALLIDPVLEQVERDAKLIKELELRLIYAVNTHAHADHITGSGKLKGLFKSCRSVIATASRARADEHLNPGDTIGVGSIKLEARATPGHTNALRPEELHLQLPFGRPEHEGSPPDRPGTRAGGERCQADQRTWSSLSICRCGFTNVNTHVHADHITGSGKLKDILDNCRSIISAASKAKADDYLNPGDMFGVGCVKLEARATPGHTNGCMTYVWHDQRKAFTGDALLIRGCGRTDFQEGNPERLYDSVHSQILSLPIDYNLYPAHDYKGQTTTTVGEELKYNPRLTKSKEEFVDIMNNLNLSYPKMIDKAVPANMVCGLHDFAET
- the LOC126531457 gene encoding persulfide dioxygenase ETHE1, mitochondrial isoform X1; this encodes MSVKLLRTAWQSPSLRPLCHGRLRSADPSDNVARFVRLLSASTSMRSNVLFRQLFDEKSWTYTYLLADLDTKEALLIDPVLEQVERDAKLIKELELRLIYAVNTHAHADHITGSGKLKGLFKSCRSVIATASRARADEHLNPGDTIGVGSIKLEARATPGHTNALRPEELHLQLPFGRPEHEGSPPDRPGTRAGGERCQADQRTWSSLSICRCGFTNVNTHVHADHITGSGKLKDILDNCRSIISAASKAKADDYLNPGDMFGVGCVKLEARATPGHTNGCMTYVWHDQRKAFTGDALLIRGCGRTDFQEGNPERLYDSVHSQILSLPIDYNLYPAHDYKGQTTTTVGEELKYNPRLTKSKEEFVDIMNNLNLSYPKMIDKAVPANMVCGLHDFAET
- the LOC126531457 gene encoding persulfide dioxygenase ETHE1, mitochondrial isoform X4; the encoded protein is MSVKLLRTAWQSPSLRPLCHGRLRSADPSDNVARFVRLLSASTSMRSNVLFRQLFDQKSCTYSYLLADLNTKEALLIDPVLEQVERDAKLINELGLRLAYAVNTHVHADHITGSGKLKDILDNCRSIISAASKAKADDYLNPGDMFGVGCVKLEARATPGHTNGCMTYVWHDQRKAFTGDALLIRGCGRTDFQEGNPERLYDSVHSQILSLPIDYNLYPAHDYKGQTTTTVGEELKYNPRLTKSKEEFVDIMNNLNLSYPKMIDKAVPANMVCGLHDFAET
- the LOC126531457 gene encoding uncharacterized protein isoform X5, with amino-acid sequence MSTSIQETRSELEALSWKPGPHLVTQTLFDQKSCTYSYLLADLNTKEALLIDPVLEQVERDAKLINELGLRLAYAVNTHVHADHITGSGKLKDILDNCRSIISAASKAKADDYLNPGDMFGVGCVKLEARATPGHTNGCMTYVWHDQRKAFTGDALLIRGCGRTDFQEGNPERLYDSVHSQILSLPIDYNLYPAHDYKGQTTTTVGEELKYNPRLTKSKEEFVDIMNNLNLSYPKMIDKAVPANMVCGLHDFAET